In Dyadobacter subterraneus, a single genomic region encodes these proteins:
- a CDS encoding OmpA family protein, which produces MTQQASAPRMSLLRRKLNFYVALILLLSGKSFAQHVLWADKVLGYSSEYRNNDSGQGFRSKQILGEPNKLPDFGNSFCAWSPATPDNRNEEWIKVGFEKSIALKQVAVAENFNPGSVTRVYAYNDSGKEFLIYDEKAAPIPAKGRMLRIFPKQENLIANAIKIILDPAKVAGFNQIDAIGISTASEPIEALINIAPGILKDEKKENLGKAINTKGQEINPIISADGRTLYFTRADFEGNVGSAAKQDAWVSTLDKGNKWTPAVNLGPPVNTAGDNAIISISADGKTLYLINVYLPSGMLVNGLSKSFYTKNGWSFPKEMKIQNFYNRDDFSGYAVSPHGNVIIMAIQRNDTEGKKDLYVSFIQEDESWSEPKNMGTVLNSASEEYAPFLALDNKTLYFASSGRSGYGGGDIFLSRRLDDTWLNWSKPENLGPTINTAKQDSYFNIPAAGDYGYFVSDGNALGDDIFRIRLTPSIKPDPVATVTGSVFEFETTTPVKAEITAKILKTGETFSKTTYEGETGEFKLILPLKEAYVITASQKDYFSTTEDIDLIDETGFRTIRKNLYLQPVKPGQQIRLANNMFTQSSADITTTSFQELDRIIGIMNQYPEMEILLEGHTDNQGDVKKNVKLSEDRVLQVKKYLVTKGIGSSRIQTKAWGPAKPIASNLTEATRQKNRRVEFTILKM; this is translated from the coding sequence ATGACACAACAAGCAAGTGCACCCCGAATGAGCCTTTTGAGAAGAAAATTAAATTTTTATGTTGCCCTGATTCTTTTGTTGAGCGGAAAATCATTCGCTCAGCATGTACTTTGGGCAGATAAAGTTCTTGGCTACTCTTCAGAATACAGAAATAATGACTCCGGCCAGGGTTTTCGTTCCAAACAAATACTGGGAGAGCCTAACAAACTTCCGGATTTTGGAAATAGTTTTTGTGCCTGGTCGCCTGCTACTCCTGATAATAGAAATGAGGAGTGGATTAAGGTAGGTTTTGAAAAATCAATCGCATTGAAACAGGTTGCCGTTGCCGAAAATTTCAACCCAGGATCAGTAACAAGGGTTTATGCCTACAATGATTCCGGTAAAGAATTTCTGATTTATGACGAAAAAGCAGCGCCGATTCCTGCCAAAGGGCGGATGCTCAGGATATTTCCCAAACAGGAAAACCTGATTGCCAATGCAATAAAAATAATTCTGGACCCAGCCAAAGTTGCAGGTTTCAATCAGATTGATGCCATTGGTATTTCTACCGCATCAGAGCCCATAGAAGCGCTGATTAATATTGCTCCCGGAATTTTAAAAGATGAAAAAAAGGAAAATCTGGGCAAGGCAATTAATACCAAAGGGCAGGAAATCAATCCAATCATCTCGGCCGACGGACGAACGTTGTATTTTACAAGAGCAGATTTCGAAGGAAATGTGGGTTCAGCTGCAAAACAGGACGCCTGGGTTTCGACATTGGACAAAGGCAATAAATGGACGCCAGCCGTTAATCTTGGCCCTCCTGTAAATACAGCAGGCGACAATGCGATTATAAGCATATCAGCAGACGGAAAGACACTGTACCTTATTAATGTTTATCTTCCGAGCGGCATGCTTGTCAACGGATTATCCAAATCATTTTACACAAAAAATGGTTGGAGTTTTCCGAAAGAGATGAAAATCCAAAACTTTTACAACCGTGATGATTTCTCCGGATATGCCGTTTCGCCGCATGGAAATGTAATAATCATGGCGATACAGCGTAATGACACGGAAGGGAAAAAAGATCTTTATGTTTCGTTCATTCAGGAAGATGAAAGCTGGTCGGAGCCGAAAAATATGGGAACGGTATTAAATAGCGCAAGTGAAGAATACGCCCCATTTTTAGCTCTTGACAACAAAACATTATACTTCGCTTCGTCAGGAAGAAGCGGTTATGGTGGAGGAGATATATTTTTATCCCGCCGGCTTGACGATACGTGGCTCAATTGGTCTAAACCTGAAAATCTTGGCCCAACGATTAATACAGCCAAACAGGACTCCTACTTTAACATTCCTGCTGCGGGAGATTATGGCTATTTTGTTTCGGATGGTAATGCATTGGGAGATGATATTTTCAGGATCAGACTTACACCGTCCATCAAACCAGATCCGGTTGCAACGGTGACGGGTTCTGTTTTTGAATTTGAAACAACAACTCCTGTCAAAGCGGAAATCACAGCGAAAATTCTTAAAACCGGAGAAACATTCAGCAAAACCACCTATGAGGGTGAAACAGGTGAATTCAAACTGATTTTACCTTTAAAAGAAGCGTACGTAATTACTGCAAGCCAGAAAGATTATTTTTCTACAACAGAAGATATCGATCTGATTGATGAAACCGGATTTAGAACAATTCGGAAAAATCTGTATCTGCAACCTGTAAAACCTGGACAACAGATTCGATTAGCTAACAATATGTTTACCCAAAGCAGTGCCGATATTACTACAACCTCCTTTCAGGAACTCGACCGCATAATCGGAATCATGAACCAATATCCGGAAATGGAAATTTTGCTGGAAGGGCATACAGATAACCAGGGTGATGTAAAGAAAAATGTAAAACTTTCGGAAGACCGGGTTTTACAGGTTAAAAAATATCTGGTTACCAAGGGAATAGGATCGTCAAGAATTCAAACCAAAGCCTGGGGACCGGCCAAACCGATTGCCAGTAACCTCACCGAAGCGACCCGTCAGAAAAACCGCCGCGTTGAGTTTACGATTCTAAAAATGTAA